Proteins from a single region of Chryseomicrobium sp. FSL W7-1435:
- a CDS encoding plastocyanin/azurin family copper-binding protein, protein MNKSKWGVLLLTVGILAACGDTTEEIGMEEMPEEEMVEEEAGGMDMNEEETTEEATEEGTEEEATEEEATEEATSDAPIAENGVASELLAKGEMTSFVFNEAGEFNVFCEPHPVMKMTVIVEEGAELSGEVAVDIADYEFVETTLTVAPGTVITWTNQDNVRHNVAFQ, encoded by the coding sequence ATGAACAAAAGCAAATGGGGCGTACTGTTGTTAACAGTCGGAATTTTAGCTGCTTGTGGTGATACAACAGAAGAGATCGGGATGGAAGAGATGCCTGAGGAAGAAATGGTAGAGGAAGAAGCTGGCGGTATGGATATGAATGAAGAAGAAACAACAGAAGAAGCTACTGAAGAAGGCACCGAGGAAGAAGCAACAGAGGAAGAGGCTACTGAAGAAGCAACCTCTGACGCACCAATTGCTGAAAACGGAGTTGCTTCAGAGCTACTTGCAAAAGGCGAAATGACAAGCTTTGTCTTCAATGAAGCTGGCGAGTTCAACGTATTTTGTGAACCTCATCCCGTGATGAAGATGACGGTCATTGTGGAAGAAGGCGCTGAACTTTCTGGTGAAGTAGCAGTAGACATCGCAGATTATGAGTTTGTCGAGACTACATTGACTGTCGCACCTGGGACCGTGATCACCTGGACCAACCAAGACAATGTTCGTCATAATGTAGCTTTCCAATAA
- a CDS encoding ABC transporter ATP-binding protein, whose translation MLELKQIGMQFQEKRVLDDISITFEPGQIIGLVAPNGTGKSTLMNVIMNYLSPKQGQVVVGGGLQYTSKSNEVKIHQMMSMMPDQNDLYNHVSGKNHMKIYQTMWNSRPELIEDTINKLGMASYVKKKTGTYSLGMRQRLCFAMQIVSDTKIMLMDEVMNGLDPTHVEMISQMLVEKKREGKTVIIASHLLENLEQYADKIYFFKNGKLRLADDLAPGFSADTVTTIRLPKITAEQAKRVHDKFPELVMQTLPNDTLLIDIQNKPDEEITALVTFLVASHISDFHFGKVALHDLYSMEYQ comes from the coding sequence ATGCTTGAACTGAAACAGATTGGCATGCAGTTTCAAGAAAAACGTGTGCTCGATGATATTTCTATCACGTTTGAACCGGGTCAGATTATTGGGTTAGTTGCGCCGAACGGAACCGGGAAGTCGACGTTGATGAACGTCATCATGAACTATTTGTCTCCAAAACAAGGACAGGTCGTTGTAGGTGGGGGTTTGCAGTACACAAGTAAGTCGAATGAAGTGAAGATCCACCAAATGATGTCGATGATGCCCGACCAGAACGATTTGTACAATCACGTATCCGGTAAGAACCACATGAAGATCTACCAAACGATGTGGAATAGCCGTCCGGAATTGATTGAGGACACAATCAACAAGTTGGGTATGGCTTCGTACGTCAAGAAGAAGACAGGGACCTACTCTCTCGGGATGCGCCAACGTTTATGCTTTGCGATGCAAATTGTCTCAGATACAAAGATTATGTTGATGGATGAAGTGATGAATGGACTTGACCCAACGCATGTCGAAATGATTTCGCAGATGCTTGTCGAGAAGAAGCGGGAAGGAAAGACCGTTATCATTGCCTCTCATTTACTCGAAAATTTGGAGCAGTACGCAGACAAGATTTACTTTTTCAAAAATGGAAAGTTGCGACTTGCTGACGACTTGGCACCCGGGTTTTCTGCGGACACCGTGACGACGATCCGTCTTCCGAAGATTACAGCGGAACAAGCAAAGCGCGTGCATGACAAGTTTCCGGAGTTAGTCATGCAGACGTTGCCGAACGATACCCTCTTAATTGATATTCAAAATAAACCAGACGAAGAAATCACAGCGCTCGTCACATTCCTCGTTGCATCCCACATTTCCGATTTCCACTTTGGGAAAGTTGCGCTGCATGACCTGTATTCGATGGAATACCAATAA
- a CDS encoding EamA family transporter, giving the protein MSSLPYILVLLGAILWGTTGTAQTFLPEDAHPFVVAAARSAIGGLTLLIPLLVMRKINFKKWSWKETLLAALCIGLFQMLFFSSVKLTGVAIASVVAIGSAPVFSGLVEWFIFKQRPTRIWMLSTLFALVGCGFLFLNSGAVTVNPTGVFLSLGAGIVFAIYTMASKVLVAKQDAVSAVAMTFSVAAVFLSPFYVLNGAAWTVQPVNALILLYLGIGTTTLAYVFYTTGLKKIPSSSALTLSLAEPTTAAVLGVLVVGEVFTWNSWVGIILLLGSIVVLTVGARYPRPIKDPEAV; this is encoded by the coding sequence TTGTCTAGTTTACCATACATACTTGTCTTACTTGGCGCCATCCTGTGGGGAACTACAGGCACCGCGCAAACATTTTTACCTGAAGATGCTCACCCGTTCGTTGTGGCGGCTGCCAGATCGGCTATAGGCGGCTTGACCTTGTTGATCCCGTTACTTGTCATGCGCAAGATTAACTTCAAAAAGTGGTCCTGGAAAGAGACACTGCTTGCGGCCTTATGTATTGGACTGTTTCAAATGCTGTTCTTCAGTAGTGTAAAACTGACAGGCGTAGCGATAGCGAGTGTCGTCGCGATTGGAAGCGCCCCTGTTTTCTCAGGTTTAGTAGAGTGGTTTATATTTAAACAAAGACCTACTCGAATCTGGATGCTGTCTACGTTGTTTGCTCTTGTGGGTTGCGGATTCTTGTTTCTTAATTCCGGTGCGGTGACGGTAAACCCAACAGGGGTGTTTCTTTCATTAGGAGCAGGAATCGTATTTGCTATCTATACGATGGCGAGCAAAGTGCTTGTTGCCAAACAAGATGCGGTGTCAGCAGTCGCCATGACATTCAGCGTTGCAGCTGTCTTTCTAAGTCCGTTCTATGTGCTAAATGGGGCGGCTTGGACAGTGCAACCGGTGAATGCCCTGATACTCCTCTATTTAGGAATAGGGACGACGACACTTGCCTATGTTTTCTACACAACAGGCTTAAAAAAGATTCCATCGAGTTCTGCGCTCACGCTGTCACTTGCTGAGCCGACAACGGCTGCCGTACTTGGCGTGCTAGTTGTTGGAGAGGTATTTACGTGGAATTCTTGGGTCGGGATTATCCTTCTACTTGGAAGTATTGTCGTTCTAACAGTGGGTGCTAGATACCCACGTCCCATAAAAGACCCTGAGGCTGTTTAG
- a CDS encoding LytTR family DNA-binding domain-containing protein — MEQLVPTRFLTVRQEEDWKPLRLSTITHLESLHKKTWVYADGEAYSVSQPLKELQQRLPEDFVRIHRSFIVNLVAVERITRDLASNLIMVLEDGSELPVGQSYLADVKRILGM, encoded by the coding sequence ATGGAACAGCTTGTACCAACCCGATTTTTAACCGTACGCCAAGAGGAAGATTGGAAGCCTCTACGCCTTTCGACCATTACACATTTGGAGAGTTTACATAAGAAGACTTGGGTTTACGCAGATGGGGAAGCCTATTCTGTATCGCAACCATTAAAGGAGCTGCAGCAACGATTGCCTGAAGACTTTGTACGGATCCACCGGTCGTTTATCGTCAACTTGGTGGCAGTTGAACGAATTACACGCGATCTTGCATCGAATCTGATCATGGTTCTGGAGGATGGCAGTGAGTTACCAGTCGGCCAATCGTATTTGGCGGACGTGAAGCGGATTTTGGGGATGTAA
- a CDS encoding AbgT family transporter, translated as MENTKKRGFILRSLDGIERTGNKLPHPVTLFAIFSVLILVLSAIFSTLGVSVEDPMNPGETLTVRNLLDSEGILYLFQSMVTNFTGFAPLGTVLVTMLGIGLAERSGLISAALRGLVTSVPKQLLTAALVFGGVMSSMAADAGYVVLVPLGAVLFAGMGRHPLAGLAAAFAGVSGGFSANLLLTSLDPLLGGITQDAAAILNPEYAESINYAMNYYFMIASVFMITIVGTLVTERIVEPRLGLYKGTVTEEVNTLSSLEKKGLWGALASVIVVSIGIALLVVPSWGPLRAGAEEIVSAPFFQVLVPVILILFIVPGFVYGVITKAIRNDKDVANQLSETMETMGSYIVLAFVAAQFVAYFTTSNLGLVLAVNGAEFLDSTGFTGFPLILAFLLITGFINLFIGSASAKWAIMAPVFVPIMMELGYSPELTQVVYRIADSSTNIISPLMPYFAIVIAFAQKYDKKVGIGTLIATMLPYSIAFFVVWTLMLFIWMALGIDLGPGSGIYMPEQ; from the coding sequence ATGGAAAACACGAAAAAACGTGGATTCATTCTTCGTTCTCTCGATGGTATCGAGCGTACCGGGAATAAATTGCCACATCCGGTTACATTATTTGCGATTTTTTCTGTTCTCATCTTAGTGCTTTCTGCTATCTTCTCTACGCTTGGCGTTAGTGTCGAAGATCCGATGAACCCAGGAGAAACGTTAACGGTTAGAAATTTACTTGATTCAGAAGGAATTCTGTACTTGTTCCAGAGTATGGTCACAAACTTCACAGGGTTTGCACCACTTGGTACCGTTCTTGTCACGATGCTAGGTATCGGTCTTGCTGAGCGTTCTGGATTGATTAGTGCTGCTCTTCGCGGACTTGTTACTTCTGTGCCAAAGCAACTTCTTACAGCTGCATTAGTTTTTGGTGGCGTTATGTCATCAATGGCTGCAGATGCTGGATACGTTGTTCTCGTACCACTTGGAGCAGTTCTTTTCGCTGGAATGGGACGTCACCCACTTGCAGGTCTAGCTGCTGCGTTCGCTGGGGTATCTGGTGGATTCAGTGCCAACTTGCTACTCACTTCTCTTGACCCACTTCTTGGTGGAATTACGCAAGATGCTGCGGCCATCTTAAATCCTGAGTATGCTGAGTCAATTAACTACGCGATGAACTACTACTTTATGATTGCTTCAGTCTTCATGATTACAATCGTTGGTACTCTCGTTACTGAAAGAATCGTAGAACCTCGTTTAGGTCTCTATAAAGGGACTGTAACTGAAGAAGTCAACACACTTTCTTCTCTTGAGAAAAAAGGATTATGGGGCGCACTTGCCTCTGTTATCGTTGTTTCAATCGGTATTGCCTTATTGGTCGTTCCTTCTTGGGGACCACTTCGTGCAGGTGCTGAAGAAATCGTGAGTGCACCGTTCTTCCAAGTCCTTGTTCCTGTTATCTTGATTCTTTTTATTGTTCCTGGATTTGTGTATGGTGTCATCACTAAAGCAATCCGTAATGATAAAGATGTTGCGAATCAATTATCTGAAACTATGGAAACAATGGGTTCTTACATTGTTCTTGCCTTTGTTGCTGCACAGTTTGTCGCTTACTTTACAACGTCTAACTTAGGGCTTGTGCTTGCAGTAAACGGAGCGGAATTCTTAGACAGCACCGGTTTTACTGGTTTCCCATTAATCTTAGCCTTCCTGTTGATCACAGGTTTCATCAACTTGTTCATCGGTAGTGCTTCGGCAAAATGGGCTATTATGGCACCAGTATTCGTACCAATCATGATGGAGCTTGGGTATTCACCAGAGTTAACTCAGGTCGTTTACCGTATCGCAGATTCATCAACAAATATCATTTCTCCTTTGATGCCGTACTTTGCCATCGTTATTGCGTTTGCTCAGAAGTATGATAAAAAAGTGGGAATTGGTACGTTGATTGCTACCATGCTTCCTTACTCGATTGCGTTCTTTGTTGTTTGGACGCTCATGCTATTCATTTGGATGGCACTTGGTATCGACTTAGGACCAGGTTCTGGCATCTACATGCCAGAACAATAA
- a CDS encoding DNA-binding protein: MYRTIEETALYLQMPEEQVRRYILERRIKAVYDGEQFVINDEQFNRHFDQLDELKAMIEEWRNTPIPEDPDIKDED, translated from the coding sequence ATGTATAGAACGATTGAGGAGACTGCCCTCTATCTCCAAATGCCCGAAGAGCAAGTACGCCGGTATATTTTGGAGCGTCGGATTAAAGCTGTCTACGATGGTGAGCAGTTTGTCATTAACGATGAACAGTTTAATCGACACTTTGATCAGCTCGATGAATTGAAAGCCATGATTGAAGAGTGGCGCAACACACCGATTCCCGAAGATCCCGATATTAAAGATGAAGACTAA
- a CDS encoding ABC transporter permease — protein sequence MWNFIKWETLQFIGNKKNQAVYIILLLLSVYYAFAVAPTYEPVEKVSRDEMQAAYDTRAAFIESVEGRENLHPSVQFAASLFPEWNKVEKRRIDALDEGDLLTYASSTAEWYTFTNELVIQYGDYFYYNPLYYTHGNSFARDDGFYAYGYTASRYDHYSQGNHDLSYELFEERTALQTVQRLLNNFLPFVVLISCILLTADIVLKDRRNPSIVKGFPISDWKRMFGKGFVAFVGSLVTVIPLSAGLLIIGLREGFGDFLLGVPIYNTDVSIFNYRPDLEIFSTIPMWEYLVKNIAFLSLWFIALIALIILLSITLRLEFLNIAIGLGIVFAEFLYFERAVSPFTDAYWYPTSYVQVGQVISGTRDFLYASELFTAERGVLLVAGSALLCILLVLLITTNKRFSYTK from the coding sequence ATGTGGAATTTTATCAAATGGGAAACCTTGCAATTCATTGGTAACAAAAAGAACCAAGCTGTCTACATCATTCTTCTCCTTCTGAGTGTCTATTACGCATTTGCAGTCGCTCCGACCTATGAGCCGGTTGAGAAGGTGAGCCGCGATGAGATGCAAGCGGCGTATGATACAAGGGCAGCATTTATAGAAAGTGTTGAGGGGAGAGAAAATCTTCATCCTTCGGTCCAGTTTGCGGCGAGTTTATTTCCAGAATGGAACAAAGTTGAGAAACGACGAATTGATGCTCTCGATGAAGGGGATTTATTGACGTATGCCTCTTCAACTGCTGAGTGGTACACGTTCACGAATGAGTTAGTTATCCAATACGGAGACTATTTTTACTACAACCCGCTCTATTATACGCATGGCAACAGCTTTGCACGAGACGATGGTTTCTATGCTTACGGGTATACGGCTAGTCGTTATGATCACTATTCACAAGGAAATCACGATTTATCTTATGAACTGTTTGAAGAACGTACGGCCCTTCAGACCGTACAGCGTCTATTGAACAATTTTCTACCGTTTGTAGTGCTGATCAGCTGTATTTTACTCACAGCTGACATTGTGTTAAAAGACCGTCGCAACCCAAGTATTGTGAAAGGATTCCCGATTTCCGATTGGAAGCGCATGTTCGGTAAGGGGTTCGTCGCATTTGTGGGAAGTCTAGTGACCGTGATTCCGCTGAGTGCAGGGCTTTTGATTATTGGCTTGCGAGAAGGGTTCGGAGACTTCCTACTGGGTGTCCCTATCTATAATACAGATGTGTCGATTTTCAATTACAGACCTGACCTCGAAATCTTTTCGACCATCCCTATGTGGGAGTATTTAGTGAAAAACATCGCCTTTTTATCCCTGTGGTTCATTGCTCTGATTGCGCTGATTATCTTACTGAGCATCACGTTACGTCTTGAATTCCTCAATATCGCCATTGGGCTAGGTATCGTTTTCGCAGAGTTTTTGTATTTTGAACGTGCTGTTAGTCCGTTTACGGATGCCTATTGGTACCCGACTTCCTATGTTCAAGTAGGGCAGGTCATATCGGGCACCAGAGATTTCTTGTATGCATCTGAACTGTTCACGGCAGAACGAGGCGTCTTGCTCGTTGCTGGAAGTGCACTCCTATGTATCTTGCTTGTTTTACTGATTACGACCAACAAACGATTTTCTTATACGAAGTAA